TCGAGCTTGTCCTCGAACAGCGAACCCTGCAGACGGATTTCCTGCGTGAAGGTGCGGAACTGGCGCTTCGAATTGCCGTCCGCCGCGCGGTAGAGAATGTCGACTGAGCTATAATCGATATCACCGCCCTGACCGGCTTTATAGTCGCGGTACGCAGTGATCGAGGTCAGATTAACCCCTCCCAGGCTCCAGTCGAGCTGACCCGACACGCCCCAATCGGTGGTGATGCCGGCATAGCTGCGACCGGGCGTCACGTTCACGTTTCGGCTATAGCCGGGGGACTGAATTGCGGTCACGTTCTGCCCGAGATCGCGCAGCACGTTTACGATGTTGTTGCCCCCGGCCTGGAGCGGGGCGAGTGGCGTCGAAGGATCGTTGAGGTTGCCGATATAGGGGCTGACCGAATTGTCGACATAGGTCGCGGCGCAGCATTTCTCATTGCGGCGCGTATAATCGCCGATCAGCCGGAACGAGAGGTCCGCGTTCGGCTGGAACAGCAATTGCCCGCGCAGGAAATAGCGATCGCGATCGTTGATGTCGGTGTTGTTGGCCGCGTCGTAATAGAAGCCCTTGCGGTTGACATAGACCCCGTCGACCCGTGCGGCGAGCGTCTCGGTGATCGGCCCGGTGATCGATCCGGCGAGACGATAGAAATCGTAATTGCCATAGGTCCCTTCGACATTGCCGCCAAAGGTGAAGCTCGGCTTCTTCGAGAAGATCGAGAGCACGCCAGCCGAGGCATTACGCCCGCCGAGCGTACCCTGCGGGCCGCGCTGCACTTCGATCCGGTCGATTTCGCCGAGTTCGTTCAAACCAGCACCGGCGCGCGAGCGATAGACGCCGTCGATGAACACCGCGACCGAGCTTTCGAGGCCGGGGTTGTCGCCCACCGTACCGATGCCGCGGATGCGGGGCGATGCGTTGGCTTCGCTGCCAGTCGACGACACGAGCAGCGACGGCGCGAGTTGCGTCAACCCGCGGATGTCGTTGGCACCGGAGTTAGCGAGCGATTGTGCGGTTACGGCGGAGATGGCGGCGGGAACATTGGCCAGAAGCTGCGAGCGCCCCTGCGCGGTCACGACGATGTCTTCGTTCGTATCGTCGGTGGCGGAGGTCGGCGCTGGCGTGGCGGGCGGCGCGGTTTGCGCGATCGATGGTGAAGCGATCCCGAGCGCCAGCGCCGATGCGGCGCAGGTGTACAGCAGACGGTTAAGCACGGCTCTCTCCCCGAAGCGGCCGGGAGCGTCGCTGCGTCCCCGTACCGGTTTATCGAAGATTGATGATGCCGCGCTCGACCTGTCTCGTCAATCACACCTTTTGCTTAGAGCAAACCATGTTGCCCTCCGGCAACACTCCCGGTTCGGCCAGAACCCTTTTTTCGAAAACCGCCTAAATCGCGCTGCAATGCAGCGCGACCGGCAGCGCTCAATAGCCGTTGAGCCGCGCGAAGCGTTCGCGGTGGAAGGCAGCATTGCCCCACATCGTCTCCAGCACCCGCGCGCGCTTGATGTAGAAGCCTGCATCATGTTCGTCGGTCATGCCGATGCCGCCGTGCAACTGGATCATCTCGCGGCTGACGAGATGCAGCGTGTCGCTCGCCACGGCCTTGGCTAGGCTCACCGCCTGATCGAGATCGCTGCGGCCCGCATCAATCGCCTCGAGCGCACCTTCGACCGCCGAACGCATCAGTTCGAGCTCGGTGAACATCTTCGCCATGCGGTGCTGCAGCGCTTGGAAGGTCGACAATTGCTGGCCGAACTGGACGCGCGTCTTCAGGTAATCGTTCGTGGTGTGGAATGCCTGTTCGGCCATGCCGAGCATTTCCGCGCACGTGATCGCGGTCGCGCGGTCGATCACTTGGGCGGTCAGCTTGGTATCGCCGAGCCGTTCGGCGGGGGCGCTATGGAACGTAACCTGCGCATGGCTGCGGGAATCGGTCATGTGGCGGGGCGAGCGCGTCACGCCGGTGGCATCGCTGACCAGATAGAGGCCGTCGGTCGCGGCGACGACGAACAGCCCGGCGCTATCGCCTTCCGCGACGAACGCCTTGGTGCCGCTGAGCTTGCCGTCGACGACCGTCGCGGTGATCTTCGCCGGATCATGCACCGGGCCTTCGTCGATTGCGAGCGTCGCGACCACTTGGCCGCTGGCGATTTTCGAAAGCCACTCAGTCTTGGCCGCGTCCGATCCGCCGAGCACGATCGCGCTCGCCGCAGCAGCGGTAGAGGCCAGCGGCGAAACGGCGAGGTTGCGGCCAAGCTGCTCCAGCACCAGCCCGAGCGACAGATAACCGAACGCCGTGCCACCGAATTCCTCGGGGATCACGATGCCGGGCAACCCCATTTCGGACAGGGCGCGCCACGCGGCAGGATCATAGCCCTCTACCGGAGCGGCCGCGCGCAGCTTGCGGAACGCAGTGACGGGAGATTCATTATCGGACCATTCGCGCACCATATCGCGCAGCATGGTTTGTTCGTCGTTCAGTGCGGCCATGTTCTAAACCTTCTATCTTTCTCCCTCTCCCGCTTTCGCGGGAGAAGCTACGAAGACTTGGTCCGCGGTCTTCGCGCGGGCCTAGTCGCAGTCGGTGAGGGTCTTTTTCTGCTGCGACTGCCGCGAAGAAGAAGACCCGACCCCAGACCCCCTCCCGCAAAGGCAGGAGGGGGCCTTAAATGCGGCTATTGATGATCCAGCATCCCCAGGATGCGCTTCGATACGATGTTGTTTTGGATCTCGGTCGATCCGCCATAGATCGAGACCGCCTTGCCCCACAGCCAGGTACGGGTCTGGGTCAGTTCTTCCTCGCTGAACCCCTCCCCTTCCCAGCCGAGCCCGGCCATGCCCATGATCTCGATCGAAAGCTCGGCGCGGTCCTGCGTGATGCGGGCACCGACATTCTTCATGATCGACGTCGCCGCCGACGGACCTTGGTTCGATTTCGCCTCCATCGCCGCGCGGCGCAGCGTCAGCGCGAAGGCGCGGCTGTCCATTTCGTGGCGCACGATCCGCATCCGCAGATCGCTGTCGGGTACACGGCCCTTCTCGTCCTCGCCGCGATACTCCTTGGCGAGCGTCCCCATCGGCTTGCCCGCGAACAGCCGCGAGGCACCACCGCCGCCCGACAGGCTGTTGCGCTCGTGCTGCAACAGGCGCGTGCCGATCTCCCAGCCCTGCCCCTCGCGTCCGACGAGATTTTCCTTGGGCACCTTCACATTGGTGAAAAACGTCTCGCAGAACGGCGATTGGCCAGAAATCATCCGGATCGGCTTCACCTCGACGCCGGGCGCGGTCATGTCGATCAGCAGGAAGCTGATGCCGCCATGCTTCTGGCTCTTGTCGGTACGGACCAGCGCAAAGCATTTGTCGGCCCACTGCCCGCCGCTCGTCCATGTCTTTTGGCCGTTGACGATATAATGGTCGCCCGCATCCTCGGCGAAGGTCTGCACATTGGCGAGGTCGGACCCGGCATTGGGTTCGCTATAGCCCTGGCACCAGCGGATTTCACCCTTGGCGATCGCCGGAATATGCTCCTGCTTTTGCGCTTCGCTGCCATATTCGAGCAAGGTCGGGCCGAACATCATGATGCCCATCCCGCCGATCGGGTTGGTGGCGCCGACGCGCGCAAGTTCTTCCTGCAACACGCGGATCTGCGCTTTGTCGAGCCCGCCGCCGCCATAGGCGACCGGCCAGCCCGGCACGCCCCAGCCCTTTTCGCCCATCGCGGCCTTCCATGCGGCTTCGTCCTCGCTCAGATCCCCCGGCCCTTCGAGCGCAGACATAGAATTGTCCTGCCCTTTCAACGATGGCGGAAAATTCGCCGCGATCCAGGCGCGCGTCTCAGTGCGAAAACTTTCCAGCGGGTTGGCTGCAACATCGAGTTCGGGCGCAGTGGCCATAAAACCTCTCCTGACAAACAAAAACTGAAGATCGGGTATGGTCCGGCGATGCCACAGTTCGGCGTCCCGCGAAAGGCCCTATCCGGAGCGCCTCGCACATTCCGCCGCGATTGGATAAGCTCGCGCCGGGGGGAAGGTCTTCATGCATTTCCAAAATCGCGCCGTGCCGATCGTGCTGGCCGCCGTGTTGATCGACACGATCGGCTTCGGCATCGTGATGCCGGTGTTCCCGACGCTCATCACGCGGCTCGGCCATGTCGGGATCGACGAGGCGACGCGGATTGCGGGTTATATGCTGGTCGCCTTCGCCGTCGCGCAATTCTTCGCTGGCCCGGTGCTCGGCAATTTGAGCGACCGGTTCGGGCGGCGACCGGTGCTGATCGCGTCGATGCTCGCCTTCGGGGCGGATTATGCGCTGATGGCCTGGGCACCGACGCTGGCGTGGCTGTTCCTTGGCCGTGCCATCGCCGGGGTCGCGGGAGCAGTTTATGGCCCGGCCAGCTCGGTGATCGCCGACGTCACCCCGCCTGAAAAACGCAGCGCCGCGTTCGGCTATGTCAGCGCCGCCTTCGGGATCGGCTTCATCATCGGGCCAGCGCTGGGTGGCGTGATCGCTGGCTTGGACCCGCGTGCGCCGTTCATTGCCGCCGCCGTGCTTGCGTTGGGCAATGCCGTGGTGATGCTGATCGCGATGCCCGAATCGCTGGCACCCGAACACCGTCGCGCCTTCCGCTGGCGCGACGCTCACATCATCGGCGCGTTCAAACCCTTGTTCGAAAGTCGCACCGCCCTTCCGCTTCTCGCCGTGTGCTTCGCCTGGCAGGTCGCGCATATGGTCTATCCCGCGACCTGGGCCTTTTGGGCGACGATCCGCTTTCAGTGGGGCCCCGCGGCGATCGGCCTCAGTCTCGCCTGGGTTGGGGTGGTGATGGCGTTGGTGCAGGGCTTTGTCGTCGGTCCGGTGATCGGTCAGGTCGGGGAACGCCGGGCGTTGATGATTGGCCTCGCGTGCGGGGCGGGCGGGTTTTTCGCCTTCTCCTTTGTGACGGCGGGATGGCAGGCCTATGCGGTGATGATTCTGGCGGCCTTGTCGGGCTTTGTCGGCCCGGCGGCGAACGGGCTGCTGTCGCGCCTCGCCGGGCCGGAACGGCAGGGCGCGCTGCAAGGCGGGCTCGGCAGCCTGGGCAGCGTCGCCGCGATCCTCAGCCCGTTCGCGATGACGCAGGCGCTCGCGGCAGGGGTCGAGCACGGATTTCCCGGTGCAGCCTTCCTGCTCGCCGCAAGCTTTGCGCTGCTTGCGCTCGGGATCGTCGTCTGGCGCGTGCTCGATCGCGGTCCGGAACAGCCCAGCGTGGTTGCGGAGGCCTGAGCGCCTAAACCTCGCGCCCCGGGCGCCGCGCCAGCCCGACGTCGAGATGCGCACCAGCATCGAGCAGCATCGTCTCGCCGGTGATGACGCGGCTCGCGGGATCGAGCAGCATCACGATCGGCCCGGCAATATCGTCGGGCCCCGCCGCCATCGCCATCGGCGTGGAGGCGGCGATGCGGGCGTTGAGCTTCGCAAAGCCCTCGTCGCCGAGCCGCTTTTCGAACCAGCCCGTGCCGACATAGCCGGGCGCCACCGCATTGACGCGGATCGCAGGGGCGAGCGCGCGCGCCAAGCTCTTGGTCATCGTGGTGAGCGCGCCCTTCGACGCGGCATAGGCGACCGACGAGCCGTGCCCGAACACCCCCGCCACGCTGGCGACATTGACCACCGCGCCAATGCCACCTTCCCGCATTGCGGGGGCGCAGGCGCGGATCATCTGGAACGGCGCAATCGTGTTGAGCCGGTAGATATCGATGAAATCGTCGGCGCTGAGCGCATCGAGATCCTCATGATTGGCGAACTTGGTACGGCCAGCATTGTTGACCAGAAAATCGATCCGCCCGAACGCGTTTACCGCCGCTTCTGCCAGTGCGCGGCAGGCCGCGTCCTCGACGATATCGGCCTGCACCGCGATCGCGCCGGCGCCGATCTCGGCCACCAGCGCCTCGGCATCCTCCTTGCTCGACGCATAGTTCACCACGCAGCGCACCCCGCGCGCTGCCAGCCGCCGCACCACCGCTGCGCCGATTCCGGTGCCGCCGCCTGTCACGACCGCGACCGCACCCTCCATCGCGTCCATCATGCCTGCGCACTCGGTCGGGCAGAGGCGCGGGCGTGCCAGTCGCGCAAGGCGGTGGCGTCCTCCGGCATCGCGACGCCCACGAAGACTGCGAAATCGATCGTGGTCAGCAACACGATATCCGCCATCGAATACCCCTTCCCGTCTAGCCACTCGCGTGACGCCAGCGCCGCGTCCAACTCCTGCATCGCCGCCACGACGCGTGGGCGCTGGCTCTCGCCGAACTCGGTATATTGCGGCTTCACGACGCGCGCGGTGAAGGGGTGGGTATGCTGCCACACCATCGCGAGCGGCGTCATCAGCCGCATCTCGACGCGGCGGATCCATTGATCGACCTCGGCCACACCGCGCGCGCCGCTGCCGAACATCGGCGGGCTAGGATGCAACGCTTCGAAGAAGCGGCAGATCGCGATGCTCTCGGTCAACACGTCGGCCCCGTCGATCACCAAAGCCGGGGTTTGCCCGAGCGGATTGACCTGCAGAAAAGCGTCACCGCGATGCTCCCCGTCGCGAATCGAGATCGTCTGCGTTGGCACGCTCAGCCCCTTTTCGGCGAGGTAGATGCGGACGCGGCGCGGATTGGGCGCGGGGTTCGGCGAATCGTAAAAGAGCATGATCGGTAGGCCCCACTGCATTTTTCGAAAGTCGCGTATGGCATTTAGGGCGCGCCTCGCCTAGCGGATCGCGGCTACGGTATCGGAAAAACCCTATATGACGACTGCCGCCGAAATGCTCGAAAGCGATTTCGCCACCCTGCCCGACCTAATCCGGGCGCATGCCGCCGAACGCGGCGATAAGGTCGCGCTGGCCGACGCGAGCGGGGAACTGGATTACGCCAGTCTCGATGCGCTGATGGACCGGATCGCCGCCGCACTACAGCGCGACGGCGTACAACAAGGCGACGCAGTCGCAATCGTCGCGTCGGCGAGCATCGATTATGCCGCGGTATTCCTGGGCGCACTCCGCGCAGGATGCGTGGCGACGCCGCTCGCGCCCTCGGGCACGCCCGACAGCATCGTCGCGATGATCGCCGATTGCGCCGCGCCGATGACTTTCATCGATGCCGATGCGGCCACTGCGCTGGCAGGGCAGCATATTCCGGGTAAGCTCGTGCATCTGAAGTCGCTCGGTCCGTGGCTCGCACCCGCCGGAGCCGTGCCGGCCCCAGTCACGATCCGCCCCGAAGACGGCTTCAACATCATCTATTCGTCGGGCACTACCGGCACGCCCAAGGGCATCGTGCAGAGCCACGCGATGCGCTGGGCGCATATCAACCGCAACGCCGCCGCCGGATTCGGCGAGGCCGTCACGATGCTCGCCACGCCGCTGTATTCCAATACGACGCTGGTCAGCTTCCTGCCGACGCTTGGCTGGGGCGGGACCGCGGTGCTGATGAAGAAGTTCGACGCGCGTGGCTATCTGACGCTCGCCGAACGACACCGCGCCACCCACACGATGCTGGTGCCGGTGCAGTACAGCCGGATCATGGCGCTGCCCGATTTCGACCAGTTCGATCTTGCGAGCTTCGCCTTCAAGACCTGCACCTCCGCGCCCTTCTCGGCGGCGCTCAAGGCCGATGTGCTGGCGCGCTGGCCCGGATTGCTGGTCGAATATTACGGCATGACCGAGGGGGGCGGCACGTGCCTGCTCGTCGCCAACCAATTCCCCGACAAGCTCCACACCGTGGGTCGCCCGGTCGAGGGGCATGACATTCGCCTGATCGACGACGACGGCAAGGAAGTACCGCAAGGCGAAATGGGCGAAGTCGTCGGCCGCTCGCCCGCGATGATGACGGGCTATCACGGCCGCAGCGAAGCGACCGCGGCGGCCGAATGGTTCGATGCCGAGGGCAATCGCTACATCCGCCACGGCGATGTCGGGCGGTTCGATGAAGATGGGTTCCTCACGCTGCTCGACCGCAAGAAGGATCTGATCATCTCGGGCGGCTTCAACATCTATCCCACCGATCTCGAAGCGGTACTATCGCAGCATCCCGCTGTCGCCGATTGCAGCGTCATCGGCGTACCGAGCGAAGCGTGGGGCGAGACGCCGGTGGGCTTCTATGTGCCGCATACCGGGGTGGACGCGGGCATCCCGGAAATTCTCGCCTGGACCAACGCGCAGCTTGGTAAGACCCAGCGTCTGTCGGCGCTCCACGCGATTGACGAATTGCCGCGCAGCGCGATCGGGAAAGTGCTCAAGCGCGCATTGCGCGACCGGCTGATGGAGACGATTGCATGATTTCGATTCGCGACATTCTGGCCGCCGCGACGCCGATCGAGAATGGGTTCCGCGCTGAAATCCCCGCGAGCTGGCTG
Above is a genomic segment from Sphingomonas sp. HMP6 containing:
- a CDS encoding acyl-CoA dehydrogenase family protein, giving the protein MAALNDEQTMLRDMVREWSDNESPVTAFRKLRAAAPVEGYDPAAWRALSEMGLPGIVIPEEFGGTAFGYLSLGLVLEQLGRNLAVSPLASTAAAASAIVLGGSDAAKTEWLSKIASGQVVATLAIDEGPVHDPAKITATVVDGKLSGTKAFVAEGDSAGLFVVAATDGLYLVSDATGVTRSPRHMTDSRSHAQVTFHSAPAERLGDTKLTAQVIDRATAITCAEMLGMAEQAFHTTNDYLKTRVQFGQQLSTFQALQHRMAKMFTELELMRSAVEGALEAIDAGRSDLDQAVSLAKAVASDTLHLVSREMIQLHGGIGMTDEHDAGFYIKRARVLETMWGNAAFHRERFARLNGY
- a CDS encoding acyl-CoA dehydrogenase family protein: MATAPELDVAANPLESFRTETRAWIAANFPPSLKGQDNSMSALEGPGDLSEDEAAWKAAMGEKGWGVPGWPVAYGGGGLDKAQIRVLQEELARVGATNPIGGMGIMMFGPTLLEYGSEAQKQEHIPAIAKGEIRWCQGYSEPNAGSDLANVQTFAEDAGDHYIVNGQKTWTSGGQWADKCFALVRTDKSQKHGGISFLLIDMTAPGVEVKPIRMISGQSPFCETFFTNVKVPKENLVGREGQGWEIGTRLLQHERNSLSGGGGASRLFAGKPMGTLAKEYRGEDEKGRVPDSDLRMRIVRHEMDSRAFALTLRRAAMEAKSNQGPSAATSIMKNVGARITQDRAELSIEIMGMAGLGWEGEGFSEEELTQTRTWLWGKAVSIYGGSTEIQNNIVSKRILGMLDHQ
- a CDS encoding TCR/Tet family MFS transporter; its protein translation is MHFQNRAVPIVLAAVLIDTIGFGIVMPVFPTLITRLGHVGIDEATRIAGYMLVAFAVAQFFAGPVLGNLSDRFGRRPVLIASMLAFGADYALMAWAPTLAWLFLGRAIAGVAGAVYGPASSVIADVTPPEKRSAAFGYVSAAFGIGFIIGPALGGVIAGLDPRAPFIAAAVLALGNAVVMLIAMPESLAPEHRRAFRWRDAHIIGAFKPLFESRTALPLLAVCFAWQVAHMVYPATWAFWATIRFQWGPAAIGLSLAWVGVVMALVQGFVVGPVIGQVGERRALMIGLACGAGGFFAFSFVTAGWQAYAVMILAALSGFVGPAANGLLSRLAGPERQGALQGGLGSLGSVAAILSPFAMTQALAAGVEHGFPGAAFLLAASFALLALGIVVWRVLDRGPEQPSVVAEA
- a CDS encoding SDR family NAD(P)-dependent oxidoreductase, translated to MMDAMEGAVAVVTGGGTGIGAAVVRRLAARGVRCVVNYASSKEDAEALVAEIGAGAIAVQADIVEDAACRALAEAAVNAFGRIDFLVNNAGRTKFANHEDLDALSADDFIDIYRLNTIAPFQMIRACAPAMREGGIGAVVNVASVAGVFGHGSSVAYAASKGALTTMTKSLARALAPAIRVNAVAPGYVGTGWFEKRLGDEGFAKLNARIAASTPMAMAAGPDDIAGPIVMLLDPASRVITGETMLLDAGAHLDVGLARRPGREV
- a CDS encoding glutathione S-transferase family protein, giving the protein MLFYDSPNPAPNPRRVRIYLAEKGLSVPTQTISIRDGEHRGDAFLQVNPLGQTPALVIDGADVLTESIAICRFFEALHPSPPMFGSGARGVAEVDQWIRRVEMRLMTPLAMVWQHTHPFTARVVKPQYTEFGESQRPRVVAAMQELDAALASREWLDGKGYSMADIVLLTTIDFAVFVGVAMPEDATALRDWHARASARPSAQA
- a CDS encoding class I adenylate-forming enzyme family protein translates to MTTAAEMLESDFATLPDLIRAHAAERGDKVALADASGELDYASLDALMDRIAAALQRDGVQQGDAVAIVASASIDYAAVFLGALRAGCVATPLAPSGTPDSIVAMIADCAAPMTFIDADAATALAGQHIPGKLVHLKSLGPWLAPAGAVPAPVTIRPEDGFNIIYSSGTTGTPKGIVQSHAMRWAHINRNAAAGFGEAVTMLATPLYSNTTLVSFLPTLGWGGTAVLMKKFDARGYLTLAERHRATHTMLVPVQYSRIMALPDFDQFDLASFAFKTCTSAPFSAALKADVLARWPGLLVEYYGMTEGGGTCLLVANQFPDKLHTVGRPVEGHDIRLIDDDGKEVPQGEMGEVVGRSPAMMTGYHGRSEATAAAEWFDAEGNRYIRHGDVGRFDEDGFLTLLDRKKDLIISGGFNIYPTDLEAVLSQHPAVADCSVIGVPSEAWGETPVGFYVPHTGVDAGIPEILAWTNAQLGKTQRLSALHAIDELPRSAIGKVLKRALRDRLMETIA